GAGTCGCGAACAGATCGCGATGCTGCGTGAGGCGGGCAAGCTTGCCGCGCCCGAACAGGCCGCGTTGCAGAATGGCCGCCTGAGCGTCGACATCCCGCCGCAAGGTCTGGTGGTGGTGGAGCTGCACTGAGTAGCGGCAAGCGCGCGCCGCCGCCGTCCCCTCGCGGCGGCGGCGCGTGTGGTTTTCCGTTCCACCCGCCGCAATGACCTCTGGCATTGGCGCGCCGCTTCTCGCGGATCAAAGCTCGCGCAGCACTCCACCATGGGTTCATGCCATGCGCTCTTGGCGCAATGTCATCTTCGTCTTGCTCGCCGCGCTGACTGCGCAGACCGCCGTAGCGCAGCGCATCCCGCTGCATCAATCGTTCGACATGCGCGTACCGTGGACACCGCAGCCGGTCGTTGTTGCAGGCAAGACATCGCTGGTCTACGAACTGAACCTTGGCAATGACGCGCAGGAGCCATTGACGCTCCGTCGTATCGTTGTCACTGACAATCAGCAGCACGTGCTTCTCGATCTCCAGGGAGAACCACTGGTTGCCGCCATCGGACGCGCGGATCGCGCCAAAGGTGGTGACCGCTTGCGCATCGCCCCGGCCATGATGGCCGTGGCCTATCTGTCCGTGCCGATCGCCGACGCGCGCGTCGCGCACCTGCATCATTGCGTCGTCTACGTGGATGCCACTGGCCACGAGATCACGCTGGAAGGTGCCGAAGTGATGCCCGTCGCCTTGTCTGCCAAGCCACTCGGGCCACCACTGCGCGGCGGTCCGTGGGTCGCCATCTATGACGCGAGCTGGGAGCGTGGCCATCGACGCGTGATCTACGCCACCGACGGCAGCGCGAAAGTACCTGGTAGGTTCGCCATCGACTGGATTCGCGTCGGCGCGCACGGCGGCTTTGCACACGGCAAGGGAGATAAGCCCGCGCAGTGGTATGGCTATGGCGCGGATGTACTCGCCGTCGCGGATGCCGTCGTCGCTTCCGTGGGCGAAGGTATCGCGGAACCCGCAACGCTCGCCGAAGGCGCGGCCCGCAAGGTTCCGTTAGAAGATGCTGCAGGCAACTATGTCTCACTTGATCTGGGGGACGGACGTTTCGCGTTCTACGAACATCTCAAGCCCGGCAGCATCAAGGTAAAACCCGGCGACCCCGTGCGAACGGGCGAGGTGATCGGACAACTCGGATTCACCGGCGAATCGACTGGCCCGCATCTGCATTTTCACGTCAGCGATGCGAACGCACCGCTAGCGGCCGAGGGCATGCCTTATGCGCTGTCGTCGTTCCGTATCGTCGGCTCCTACGCAACGATCGACGACTTCGCCAACGGGCGCCCCTGGACGTCGCAGGCAACATCCACCACCGGCGAAGGGTTCCCCGCTCCACTATCCGTGGTGGATTTCGGCGAAGCGCGCGTCATATCACCAATCCCCTAGCGACATCGCACGCAGTTGTTCCTTACCGTCCCGCCGGCAACGCCCAGGTCGTCGGCCAGGGGCTTATGCCCTGACCCGCGATGTCCAGCACCCCCATCGTCAGGCTTCGACCATCGGTGGAAAGAGCAACGTGGCGATCCTCTGCGAAACGCATCCACGCAGGTCGCTGCGCAAGGCGTTCTGATGGCGATGTACCGTCACGGGGTGTATCGCGCATCCATATCAATAGAGCCCCCATGCGAAGGGTTGCCGCCGTGTCCTGCTGACGCGCAAGGTAAGCATCAAACGAAGGCACAGGAATACGGGAAATGATCGTTCCCGTGCTATTGGAAATGAAGTCGAACAGGTCGACGCGCGGTGGATGTCTCATCATCTCGACGTGCTCGTCCGCCAGCAGCCTTTGAGCAAGGTCGGGCTCGCACATCGCGCCATAGTCCGCCGCCAGCAAGCGCTGCGTTTGCGAACCGGACCAGTTCCAGTTTTCGTACCAGTGCTCCGGACGGCCGAACAGCTCGGGCGACGCCACGATGGCGGACTCGGCCTGCATGCTGGGACACATGTCGACATCTTCCGCGGTGACGGGCGCAAACGCCCCAGCGCAGGAGACCGGTAGCGATGCATCTGCCGGGAGTTCGCTCAGGAGTTCAGAGAAGAGACGAACGCTGCCACGCAACCTTGCCGCGAACACCATGGTGGCAACCAGCGAGTTGGCGTGTGCATGCAGTCGACGCATCGTCGCCACTTGCGAACAGGCCGCATCCATGGCTTGTGCCTGTTTGCCATCCACGAAATCCACCGCGATCGACGTGTGCCACAAACCCATGCCAGTCGCGAAGGGTGGGATGGACATAAACGGCCAACCGGGTATGTCACCCCAGATGTAATCGAAGTCGCTGAGCGCTTCATCGCGACCGCGCAGCTTTTCGTGGCGGGCGAGCAGCGCAAGGATCTCGCCGCCATGGGCGCGCACCTTGCCCAGGCAATCCGCGTCGCGCGGCCTGCACAGCAGATCGCGCTCTCTGGAGGACATCGACGGAAGCTTCGGGAAGTCCGCTTGAATCTCCGGCGGAGTAGCCGACCCGCTGCCAAGCTTGTAACTCTCTGCCCATGCCGCCGTGCGTCGGCGTTGCTGCTCGTAAGCCGCATCCACCCGGTCAGCCGGTATGTCGAAACCCATGAACCAGAGCCATGGGTTCGCATTCCGGCCCGCTGTGGGTTTCTGGTCCTTATGCAGCAGGGCAAGTGCCCTGCCCTGCTCCGGCGTGGGCGGCCGCAGCCGCCCCCAGGCGAACGCCGCCAGCAAGGCAACCAGCAAGGCAGCGACTGCCCACAACAATCCTTTGAATACACGCACGGTGCATCTCCCCCTGTCCTTTGGGAGCGATTCTAACCACAGAAAAAACAACGGGCGCCAAAGCGCCCGTTGTCCCCACTCCTCGTTGTCGCTTACGCGATCAGAGCGCGTAGTACATCTGGAATTCCAGCGGATGTGTGCTGGCGCGGTAGCGGGTGACTTCCTGCATCTTCAACGCAATGTAGGCGTCGATGAAGTCGTCGGTGAACACACCGCCAGCCTTGAGGAACTCACGATCCTTGTCGAGCGCGTTGAGCGCTTCGTCCAGGCTTGCGCACACCTGCGGGATGTTCTTCTCTTCTTCCGGCGGGAGGTCGTAGAGATCCTTGTCGGCCGGTGCACCCGGGTCGATCTTGTTGATGATGCCGTCCAGGCCGGCCATCATCAGTGCGGTGAACACGAGGTAGCCCGAGTTCATCGGATCGGGGAAGCGCACTTCGATGCGGCGACCCTTCGGGCTCGACACGTACGGAATACGGCAGCTGGCCGAACGGTTGCGGGCCGAGTAGGCCAGCATCACCGGCGCTTCGAAGCCCGGCACCAGGCGCTTGTAGCTGTTGGTGGTGGAGTTGGCGAAGGCGTTGATGGCCTTGGCGTGCTTGAAGATGCCGCCGATGTACCACAGCGCCGTCTGCGACAGGCCGCCGTACAGGTCACCCGCGAACAGGTTGTTGCCGTCCTTCGCCAGCGACTGGTGCACGTGCATACCGCTACCGTTGTCGCCGACGATGGGCTTGGGCATGAAGGTGACGGTCTTGCCGTTCTGGTGGGCGACGTTCTTGATGACGTACTTCATCGTCATCAGTTCGTCGGCCTTCTTCACCAGCGTGTTGAACTTCACGCCGATCTCGCACTGGCCGGCATTCGCCACTTCGTGGTGATGCACTTCAACGACCTGACCCAGCGACTCGAGCACCTTGCACATGTCGGCGCGCAGATCGCCCAGCGAGTCGACCGGGCTGACCGGGAAGTAGCCGCCCTTCACGCCGGGACGGTGGCCGGTGTTGTTGTCTTCGTACTTGTAGCGCGAGCTCCACGCGGCTTCTTCGGAGCCGATTTCGTAGAACACGCGGCCCATGTCGTTCTGCCAGCGCACGGAATCGAAGATGAAAAATTCCGGCTCCGGACCAAAGAAGGCCGTGTCGGCGATGCCGGTGGACTTGAGGAACGCTTCACCGCGCTTGGCGATGGAGCGCGGGTCGCGGCCATAGGCCTGCATGGTCGACGGCTCCAGCACGTCGCAATGGATGACCATCTGCGTGTGCGCGCTGAACGGGTCGATATACGCGGTGTCCGGATCAGGCATCAGCACCATGTCGGATTCGTTGATGCCCTTCCAGCCGGCAATCGACGAACCGTCGAACATCTTGCCGTCCTCAAACGTACCCTCGTCGATGGCGTGGGCCGGGAACGTCACGTGGTGATGCTTGCCGAGCATGTCGGCGAAACGGAAGTCGACGAACTCAACTTCGTGTTCCTGGATCTGATCAAGCACTTGCTGGACGGCGGACGACATGGACAACCTCGACGGGTAAAGGGTGAGGAAAACAACAAGCGGTTGAGCAAGGCCTGTGCCAAGCAGCTCTACCCCATTAAATCATGAGCTTAGTAACAATATGGCGGCAGAACCCAGGTCTATTTGCACCATCTTCGTCTAAACACATGAAGCATTTGCACCAAAGTGGATCAATGCGGGCGCACCTGCGCTTCAGCCTCCACACGGATTCAAGGATCCTGATGCTAAAGCGTCAGATCCGCAAAGCTCCGGCCACCACCTGATTGGCTAATAACCCGCCCATCAGGCTCCGCCGATATTGATACCTGCCGCAAACAATGTGCACAGCAGCCCCATCGAGAGCGCAAAAAAAGCAATGAGTAGCTGGCCAAGACGCGGTCGCTGCTCAGTCCACACCGCAAGGGCCACGTAAACACCCGGCGCCACACCCAGATAACGCGTGATCGAGATCAGCGTTCCCGTTGAAAGTGGCGCAAGCAAAGTCAGCAGCGTAAACACGGCCAGATCACGCCAACCCTTGCGCCAGCAGGTAACTGCACTGCAGAACCCGATAGCAACCATCACAAAGTGCAGCATCTTGGGGTTCCACGGCACCGCCACCTTAAGGGGGCGATGCAGGTAGTCCAGCAGGGCGACCCAAGGCGCCGTCGGCTCCCTCCCCCAGGTGATCTGTATATCTTTGAAAGCCGTCGGGTTGCCCGTCGTAGCCCAGAGATACGCCATAAAGGCGAGCGTGCCCAAGACGATGGGGGCGAGCTTAATCAGATCAGCCACACGTCGCTCGCCACGCCACCACGCCAGAAACAGGGCTGGTAGCAGAAACAACCCATTGAAGCGCGTCGCACTGCTTAACATGCCGGCAAAGCCAGCCAGCCACCAACGTTGGCTGCGAGCCGCCAGATACGCGAGGGTAGTCATGGCGAAAAACAGCGCCTCGGTCTGTGGCAGCGACATGAAGTAGCTCGTCGGCCAAAAGCAGGCGAACAGCACGGCGCCGTCGGCCGCCTTGTCCGAGCTCGTCAATTTGCTGGTCAGATGCCACAGCAGGCTTAAACCGGCCAGCGCTAACAGGTTGGACAACAGCATGCCTGACCAGACCCACTCTCCAGTCGTCGTAGCGGCAGCCATCCACAATATCGGGTGCAGCGGGAAGAACGCCCAATTGGCCTGCTTTGTCGTATCAAAAGGCCGGTGCTCATAGCCAGTCTTCGCGATGCTGATGTACCACCCTGCGTCATTAGCCAGTGCGACACCCGACAGCCCGTTCGATACGGCTTCAGCATTCAACTTGATGGTGATGTTGTCATCGCGCGCCCACTGCTCGATGGGAACGCGCGCCACCAAAGGCACAGCCGTGAAGATCAACACCATGATCAAGCGGGAAATAATGAATGGAACCAGCGTGCGCCTGAGGCCCTTTGGCAAGGTTGACCGGAACCGGGCCAGAGGCTGCATCAATGAACCTACGGGCAAAGCAAACAACTTCATCAAAATCGCATCCTGCTTATAAGCAAACGTGACATCTCAAGCTTCCATTACAACAACGATTTGCCCTGACGGCATCTGCCGCAACAAGGTATTCAAACACTCCCAGGGCCGGCGTGAGACAAATAATCCCATCCCGGCGTCTACCGTCGGCGACAAAAATGACGCAGCAGCCGGGAACCCTGAGGCCAGGCTGGCTCGGCACCCGGCGCCGCTTTGGGGCTCGAGATTAACTTTACGGGCGCTCTCTCCAGCGCGTGACATGCCACACCCATGCCGTAAGCTATGCCGCTTGGCGCCGAGAGCCCCGGCGCGGGGCAATCTACCGGAGTTTTCGTGAGCGACCTAATCAACGTCATCCTGCTCGGCATCATCGAAGGCATCACCGAGTTCCTCCCCATTTCCAGCACGGGCCATCTGCTCATCGCCGAGAAATTCGGCCTGGGCGAACGCTCGGACCTGTTCAATGTGGGCATCCAGGCGGGTGCGATCCTGGCGGTGACCTTTATCTATTGGGGCCGCATCTGGCAGCTTTTCACGCAGTGGCGTGATCCGGCCAATCGCGACTATCTGGCCAAGTTGTTCGTGGCTTTCATGATCACGGCGGTACTCGGCTTCATCGCCGTGAAGCTCGGCTTCAAGCTGCCCGAGGCGGTGACGCCGGTGGCGTGGGCGCTGGTGATCGGCGGCATTTGGATGCTCGCGGCCGAACGCCTCGCCGCGC
This genomic window from Dyella terrae contains:
- a CDS encoding M23 family metallopeptidase, with the protein product MRSWRNVIFVLLAALTAQTAVAQRIPLHQSFDMRVPWTPQPVVVAGKTSLVYELNLGNDAQEPLTLRRIVVTDNQQHVLLDLQGEPLVAAIGRADRAKGGDRLRIAPAMMAVAYLSVPIADARVAHLHHCVVYVDATGHEITLEGAEVMPVALSAKPLGPPLRGGPWVAIYDASWERGHRRVIYATDGSAKVPGRFAIDWIRVGAHGGFAHGKGDKPAQWYGYGADVLAVADAVVASVGEGIAEPATLAEGAARKVPLEDAAGNYVSLDLGDGRFAFYEHLKPGSIKVKPGDPVRTGEVIGQLGFTGESTGPHLHFHVSDANAPLAAEGMPYALSSFRIVGSYATIDDFANGRPWTSQATSTTGEGFPAPLSVVDFGEARVISPIP
- the glnA gene encoding type I glutamate--ammonia ligase, with translation MSSAVQQVLDQIQEHEVEFVDFRFADMLGKHHHVTFPAHAIDEGTFEDGKMFDGSSIAGWKGINESDMVLMPDPDTAYIDPFSAHTQMVIHCDVLEPSTMQAYGRDPRSIAKRGEAFLKSTGIADTAFFGPEPEFFIFDSVRWQNDMGRVFYEIGSEEAAWSSRYKYEDNNTGHRPGVKGGYFPVSPVDSLGDLRADMCKVLESLGQVVEVHHHEVANAGQCEIGVKFNTLVKKADELMTMKYVIKNVAHQNGKTVTFMPKPIVGDNGSGMHVHQSLAKDGNNLFAGDLYGGLSQTALWYIGGIFKHAKAINAFANSTTNSYKRLVPGFEAPVMLAYSARNRSASCRIPYVSSPKGRRIEVRFPDPMNSGYLVFTALMMAGLDGIINKIDPGAPADKDLYDLPPEEEKNIPQVCASLDEALNALDKDREFLKAGGVFTDDFIDAYIALKMQEVTRYRASTHPLEFQMYYAL